In Prevotella sp. oral taxon 475, one DNA window encodes the following:
- a CDS encoding RNA polymerase sigma-70 factor: MAPSSRLINKKQFFQQTFEAYYAPFCLYARHFVADREVREDIVSDVFVRVWEKLDEDDFDPETAVGFIQRAVRNQCINYMKHREYETGYVDLLRRKMEMAADRPDHVYTLNELYEQLSALLKELPGNYREVFLKSFLEEKTQAEIAEELDLSVKTVNRYRQKMLSMLRERLKDYLPLLLLFGVVRLD, encoded by the coding sequence ATGGCTCCATCATCTCGTCTTATCAACAAGAAGCAGTTTTTTCAACAAACCTTTGAGGCTTATTATGCTCCGTTCTGCCTCTATGCTCGGCACTTTGTGGCCGACCGAGAGGTGAGGGAAGACATTGTGTCGGACGTGTTTGTGCGGGTTTGGGAGAAACTGGATGAGGACGATTTCGATCCCGAAACGGCGGTGGGATTTATTCAGCGGGCCGTGCGCAACCAGTGTATCAACTACATGAAGCATCGCGAATACGAGACGGGATACGTCGACTTGTTGCGCCGAAAGATGGAGATGGCGGCAGATAGGCCCGACCATGTCTACACACTCAACGAACTTTACGAACAGCTTTCGGCCCTACTCAAAGAGCTCCCCGGCAATTACCGTGAGGTTTTCTTAAAGAGTTTTCTTGAAGAAAAAACGCAGGCGGAGATTGCCGAGGAGCTCGATTTGAGTGTGAAAACGGTGAACCGATACCGGCAAAAGATGCTCTCGATGCTTCGAGAGCGATTGAAAGATTATCTCCCTCTGTTGCTTTTGTTCGGGGTGGTACGGTTAGACTGA
- a CDS encoding TIGR00730 family Rossman fold protein, with translation MKIAIFCSANEHIDPCFFTATEQLGRWCAEQGHTILFGGTNQGLMECVAKAAHEARGCVIGIVPRIVEKDGKTSRNMDVEYPCENLSDRKDLLNTQCDVAIALPGGVGTLDEVFTLAASGCIGYHDKRVILYNIKGFWNPLLALLDHLQQTGMIRGDYRQHIAVAQSLEEIAGLLPQDADPSTASCH, from the coding sequence ATGAAAATTGCTATTTTTTGCTCGGCCAACGAGCATATTGACCCTTGCTTTTTCACGGCAACCGAGCAGTTGGGCCGGTGGTGTGCAGAGCAAGGGCACACGATTCTCTTTGGAGGTACCAATCAGGGATTGATGGAGTGTGTGGCCAAAGCTGCTCACGAGGCTCGCGGATGTGTGATTGGCATTGTGCCGAGAATCGTGGAAAAGGATGGAAAAACGTCTCGAAATATGGATGTAGAATATCCTTGCGAGAATCTGAGCGACCGAAAGGACTTGCTCAACACGCAGTGCGACGTGGCCATTGCTCTGCCCGGCGGCGTGGGAACGCTTGACGAGGTGTTCACCTTGGCGGCTTCGGGCTGCATCGGTTATCACGACAAGCGGGTGATTCTCTATAACATAAAGGGCTTTTGGAATCCGCTGCTCGCTTTGCTCGACCATCTGCAACAAACCGGAATGATTCGTGGCGACTACCGCCAACACATTGCCGTGGCTCAGAGTCTGGAGGAAATAGCCGGTCTGCTGCCCCAAGATGCTGATCCATCAACGGCCTCTTGCCACTGA
- a CDS encoding 2-oxoacid:ferredoxin oxidoreductase subunit beta produces the protein MTYTAQDYKQGTPRWCPGCGDHFFLASLQKAMAEIGIAPHETAVISGIGCSSRLPYYMKTYAMQTIHGRAAAIATGAKVANPQLTIWQVSGDGDGLAIGGNHFIHALRRNVDINIILLNNRIYGLTKGQYSPTSPRGFVSKSSPYGTVEDPFRPAELCFGARGNFFGRAVATDNQGVMELMKAGQRHKGTSVCEILQHCVIFNDGVYDPVYSSPGRKTNAIYLRHGEKMLFGENNEYGLAQEGFGLKVVKPGENGATIDDVLVHDAHAEDHTLQMKLALMNNENGFPVALGIIRDVETPTYDQCVALQIDDVKAKATYHNFAELLETNDIWEVK, from the coding sequence ATGACTTATACAGCACAAGATTATAAACAGGGAACGCCAAGATGGTGTCCCGGTTGCGGCGACCACTTCTTCTTGGCCTCGTTGCAGAAAGCCATGGCCGAGATTGGCATCGCACCGCACGAAACGGCAGTGATTTCGGGCATCGGTTGCTCCAGTAGGCTACCTTATTATATGAAGACTTACGCCATGCAAACGATCCATGGACGCGCTGCTGCCATCGCAACAGGAGCCAAAGTGGCCAATCCTCAACTCACCATCTGGCAGGTGAGCGGAGACGGAGACGGACTGGCCATCGGCGGCAATCACTTCATCCACGCTCTGCGACGTAATGTCGATATCAACATTATCTTACTGAATAACCGCATCTACGGACTGACCAAGGGACAATACTCGCCTACATCGCCACGAGGATTTGTCTCGAAGTCGTCTCCTTATGGAACGGTGGAAGATCCTTTCCGCCCTGCCGAGCTGTGTTTCGGCGCGCGCGGAAACTTCTTCGGACGGGCTGTGGCCACCGATAACCAGGGCGTGATGGAACTGATGAAGGCCGGACAACGACATAAAGGCACGTCGGTGTGCGAGATTTTGCAGCACTGTGTCATCTTCAACGATGGTGTTTACGACCCGGTCTACTCCAGTCCTGGTCGGAAAACCAATGCCATCTATCTGCGACACGGCGAGAAAATGCTCTTCGGCGAGAACAATGAATATGGCCTGGCACAGGAAGGTTTCGGCCTGAAAGTGGTGAAACCGGGCGAGAACGGGGCTACCATCGATGACGTTCTGGTGCACGATGCGCACGCCGAAGACCATACGCTGCAAATGAAGTTGGCCTTGATGAACAACGAAAACGGATTTCCCGTAGCGTTAGGCATCATCCGCGACGTGGAAACTCCTACTTACGACCAGTGCGTAGCTCTGCAAATAGACGATGTGAAGGCCAAGGCTACATATCATAACTTTGCCGAACTGTTGGAAACGAACGATATCTGGGAGGTGAAATAA